The Neurospora crassa OR74A linkage group IV, whole genome shotgun sequence genome has a segment encoding these proteins:
- the nuo29.9 gene encoding NADH:ubiquinone oxidoreductase has translation MRAALRLLATATATVRPSARFLKPGSPTGLTGLGTHPSPRSALLYLYNHTLDKLKQIPEHSLYRQSAEALTKHRLAIVEQYVPDGYDAWQERARKLLEKHKSDLTARQFDGQHARLVEGPDGRAYFIRQMVPPQDWRDVEWDGAVLDPHFSWVQTGEDVVGAVKLEDSDKLLELDKIRESDPVAYRQGLRDLGIKMGGVVEDKSPVEWESEPPLSAEQIAEMEARIGSGLIEEVVQVAEGELKLVDIMTQARPWEALEEEAPEGQWTYFERKE, from the exons ATGCGCGCGGCACTCCGATTGCTCGCGACCGCGACGGCTACCGTCCGCCCGTCCGCCCGCTTCCTCAAACCCGGCTCCCCGACCGGCCTCACCGGCCTCGGCACCCACCCGTCGCCGCGCTCCGCCCTGCTGTACCTCTACAACCACACCCTCGACAAGCTCAAGCAGATCCCCGAGCACTCGCTGTACCGCCAGTCCGCCGAGGCCCTGACCAAGCACCGCCTCGCCATCGTCGAGCAGTACGTGCCCGACGGCTACGACGCCTGGCAGGAGCGCGCCCGCAAGCTGCTCGAGAAGCACAAGAGCGACCTCACGGCCCGCCAGTTCGACGGCCAGCATGCCCGCCTAGTCGAAGGCCCCGACGGCCGCGCTTACTTCATCCGCCAGATGGTCCCCCCGCAGGACTGGCGCGACGTCGAGTGGGATGGTGCCGTCCTGGATCCGCACTTTTCCTGGGTTCAGACCGGCGAGGATGTCGTCGGCGCCGTCAAGCTGGAAGACAGCGACAAGCTGCTCGAGCTGGACAAGATCAGGGAATCAGACCCGGTTGCCTATCGCCAGGGTCTCAGGGATCTCGGTATCAAGATGGGCGGTGTTGTCGAGGACAAGAGCCCCGTCGAGTGGGAGTCGGAGCCGCCGTTGAGCGCTGAACA GATTGCTGAGATGGAGGCCAGGATTGGTTCTGGCTTGATTGAGGAGGTTGTTCAGGTTGCCGAGGGCGAGCTTAAGCTGGTTGACATTATGACCCAGGCCAGGCC TTGGGAAGCtcttga